One Limimonas halophila genomic window carries:
- a CDS encoding vWA domain-containing protein, translated as MTATAHNNRTPEPAGSDGRLVENLMLFARTLRAAGLPVGPGRVLQAVDAMRAVGIDRRDDLYWALHAVFVNRREEHALFDQAFQVFWRNPRLLDRLRQLVLPETPGGAEENQDRREIARRLAEALSSGSERDTAREEREEIEIDAAETWSREAVLRTMDFESMGRAEIEDAKRAIARFRLPVRPIRTRRHRPAQHPGQADLRRTMRAALRAGRDDIPLQWRRQRHRPPPLVMICDISGSMAQYSRMVLHFMHTVTRDRDRVHSFVFGTELTNITHHLRHQDVDEALAKVGSTVTDWEGGTRIGHCLHTFNRLWARRVLGQGAVVLLITDGLDRDNAEGLRAEMKRLHKSARHVLWLNPLLRYSGYAPKSLGARAMLPYVDDFRPVHNLASLSELADVLSAPIEHRTSGMAAWRAMIA; from the coding sequence GTGACGGCCACGGCGCACAACAACCGCACCCCCGAGCCGGCCGGCAGCGACGGCCGCCTGGTCGAGAACCTGATGCTGTTCGCGCGCACGCTGCGCGCGGCCGGCCTGCCCGTCGGGCCCGGGCGCGTGCTGCAGGCCGTGGATGCCATGCGGGCCGTCGGTATCGACCGGCGCGACGACCTCTACTGGGCGCTGCACGCCGTCTTCGTGAACCGGCGCGAGGAACACGCGCTCTTCGATCAGGCCTTCCAGGTGTTCTGGCGCAACCCGCGCCTGCTGGACCGCCTGCGCCAACTGGTCCTGCCGGAAACGCCCGGCGGCGCCGAAGAGAACCAGGACCGGCGCGAGATCGCCCGGCGGCTGGCGGAAGCCCTCTCATCGGGCAGCGAGCGCGACACCGCGCGCGAGGAACGGGAAGAGATCGAGATCGACGCGGCCGAAACCTGGTCGCGCGAGGCGGTGCTGCGCACCATGGATTTCGAGTCCATGGGGCGTGCCGAGATCGAGGACGCGAAGCGTGCCATTGCCCGCTTCCGCCTGCCCGTCCGGCCCATTCGCACGCGCCGCCACCGCCCCGCCCAGCATCCGGGGCAGGCGGACCTGCGGCGCACCATGCGGGCCGCGCTGCGCGCCGGGCGCGACGACATCCCGCTGCAGTGGCGGCGCCAGCGCCACCGCCCGCCGCCGCTGGTGATGATCTGCGACATCTCGGGCTCCATGGCGCAGTACTCGCGCATGGTGCTGCACTTCATGCACACCGTCACGCGCGACCGCGACCGGGTGCACAGCTTCGTCTTCGGCACGGAACTGACGAACATCACCCACCACCTGCGCCATCAGGACGTCGACGAAGCGCTGGCGAAGGTGGGCAGCACGGTCACTGACTGGGAAGGCGGCACGCGCATCGGGCACTGCCTGCACACCTTCAACCGCCTGTGGGCGCGCCGCGTGCTCGGCCAGGGCGCGGTGGTGCTGCTCATCACCGACGGCCTCGACCGCGACAACGCCGAGGGCCTGCGCGCGGAGATGAAGCGGCTGCACAAGTCGGCGCGCCACGTGCTGTGGCTCAACCCGCTCTTGCGGTATTCCGGGTATGCACCAAAATCCCTGGGAGCCAGGGCAATGCTGCCGTACGTCGATGACTTCCGGCCTGTGCACAACTTGGCGAGCCTGAGCGAGTTGGCGGACGTGCTTAGCGCGCCCATCGAGCACCGGACCAGCGGGATGGCGGCATGGCGGGCGATGATCGCGTAA
- a CDS encoding XdhC family protein, with protein MKRAVLDTLQQARAHKRPVALVTDLETGHAAVYDDGEVVAGSLMLSAPALHAVANAIQRDRSGRLPDPNDHLMVEVFNPPLRLVVVGAVHIAQALAPMAQIAGYEVTVVDPRRAFATDARFPRVAMRHDWPDEALQALQPDRRTAVITLTHDPKLDDPALRTALASPAFYIGALGSTRTHAKRLERLADEGLSDDQLRRIHGPLGLPLGGRAPAEIAIAALAQMTQVLHGAPPLEKRASADAAAD; from the coding sequence ATGAAACGCGCGGTTCTCGACACGCTCCAGCAGGCGCGGGCGCACAAGCGCCCTGTGGCGCTGGTCACGGACCTGGAGACGGGCCACGCCGCCGTGTACGACGACGGCGAGGTGGTCGCGGGCAGCCTGATGCTGTCGGCACCGGCCCTGCATGCCGTGGCGAATGCGATCCAGCGCGACCGCAGCGGCCGCCTGCCCGATCCCAACGACCACCTGATGGTGGAGGTCTTCAACCCGCCGCTGCGGCTGGTCGTCGTGGGGGCGGTGCACATCGCCCAGGCCCTGGCGCCCATGGCCCAGATCGCGGGCTACGAGGTAACCGTTGTTGACCCGCGGCGCGCCTTCGCCACGGACGCGCGCTTCCCCCGGGTCGCCATGCGCCACGACTGGCCGGACGAGGCCCTGCAAGCGCTCCAGCCGGACCGGCGCACGGCCGTGATCACGCTCACCCACGATCCCAAGCTGGACGACCCGGCCCTGAGGACCGCGCTGGCGAGCCCGGCCTTCTACATCGGCGCGCTCGGTTCCACGCGCACGCACGCCAAGCGCCTGGAACGGCTGGCGGACGAGGGCTTGAGCGACGATCAGCTCCGCCGCATCCACGGGCCGCTCGGCCTGCCACTGGGCGGCCGGGCACCCGCGGAAATCGCCATCGCCGCGCTTGCCCAGATGACGCAGGTGCTCCACGGCGCGCCGCCGCTGGAAAAACGCGCTTCGGCCGATGCCGCGGCGGACTGA
- a CDS encoding XdhC family protein, producing the protein MAGDDRVTDSALPEGDELATAQAWLDAGRTVARATVVSTWGSSPRPAGSQLVVDETGNMVGSVSGGCIEGAVVHEAKQAMKTGQPKLLEFGVSDERAWEVGLACGGTVHVWVEKVA; encoded by the coding sequence ATGGCGGGCGATGATCGCGTAACGGACAGTGCCCTTCCCGAGGGCGACGAGCTGGCCACGGCCCAGGCCTGGCTGGACGCGGGGCGAACGGTCGCGCGCGCCACGGTGGTTTCCACGTGGGGGTCCTCGCCGCGGCCGGCGGGAAGTCAGCTGGTGGTCGACGAGACCGGCAACATGGTGGGCTCGGTCTCGGGCGGCTGCATCGAGGGCGCCGTCGTGCACGAGGCCAAGCAGGCCATGAAGACCGGCCAGCCGAAGCTGCTGGAATTCGGCGTCAGCGACGAGCGCGCCTGGGAGGTCGGCCTGGCCTGCGGCGGCACGGTCCACGTCTGGGTCGAGAAGGTGGCATGA
- a CDS encoding AAA family ATPase, translated as MTRTLPQSVDATQELLKDGQYVADRSLATVLYLSLTLGRPLFLEGEAGTGKTEIAKVLAATLGRTLVRLQCYEGLDVASAVYEWNYPRQMMEIRMSEAVGDRDREQLAADIFDERFLIERPVLRALKPDMAGPPVLLIDELDRTDEPFEAYLLEVLADYQVTIPELGTIKAPEPPIVIITSNRTREIHDALKRRCYYHWVPYPAADRELDILRVKAPGAPAELSQQVVAFVQKLRGMDLYKQPGVAETLDWADALTQLDKVALTPEAIDDTLGTLLKYQDDIAKIEGSEARRILDEVKQELTSQAARSAS; from the coding sequence ATGACGCGCACGCTGCCCCAGTCCGTCGACGCCACCCAGGAGCTCTTGAAGGACGGCCAGTACGTCGCCGACCGCAGTCTGGCGACCGTCCTCTACCTCTCGCTCACGCTGGGCCGGCCGCTCTTCCTCGAAGGCGAGGCCGGCACGGGCAAGACCGAGATCGCCAAGGTGCTCGCCGCGACCCTCGGGCGCACGCTCGTGCGCCTGCAGTGCTACGAGGGCCTCGACGTCGCCTCCGCGGTCTACGAGTGGAACTACCCGAGGCAGATGATGGAAATCCGCATGTCGGAAGCCGTGGGCGACCGCGACCGGGAGCAGCTCGCCGCCGACATCTTCGATGAGCGCTTCCTGATCGAACGCCCCGTCCTGCGCGCCCTTAAGCCGGACATGGCCGGCCCGCCCGTGCTGCTGATCGACGAGCTGGACCGCACGGACGAACCCTTCGAGGCCTATCTGCTGGAGGTGCTGGCCGACTATCAGGTGACGATCCCGGAACTGGGCACGATCAAGGCGCCGGAACCGCCGATCGTCATCATCACCTCCAACCGCACGCGTGAGATCCACGACGCCCTCAAGCGCCGCTGCTATTACCACTGGGTGCCCTACCCCGCGGCGGACCGCGAGCTGGACATCCTGCGCGTGAAGGCGCCGGGGGCCCCCGCGGAACTGTCGCAGCAGGTGGTCGCCTTCGTGCAGAAGCTGCGCGGCATGGACCTCTACAAGCAGCCCGGCGTGGCGGAGACGCTGGACTGGGCCGACGCCCTCACCCAGCTCGACAAGGTCGCGCTTACCCCCGAGGCGATCGACGACACCCTCGGCACCCTGCTGAAATACCAGGACGATATCGCCAAGATCGAAGGCAGCGAGGCCCGGCGCATCCTGGACGAGGTCAAGCAGGAACTGACCAGCCAGGCCGCGCGCTCGGCCTCCTGA